From the Ruania alkalisoli genome, one window contains:
- a CDS encoding D-alanine--D-alanine ligase family protein, protein MTDHTSQPLEVLVLAGGLSHEREVSIRSGRRVAESLRAAGAAATLRDLDAGLLDYLDSARPDVVWPLLHGSTGEDGSVRDLLSLADVAFVGSDSAGARSTWFKPVAKSLMERAGARTPASVTLPQSLFRQVGATAVLERVLDRLPLPLVVKPASGGSALGVTVVTDPALLPQAMVHCFSYGETALIERAVHGTEVAVSVVDTGDGPRALPAVEIVTDGPYDYDARYNAGRTEYFAPARLAPAQLDAAHRIAVLAHEQLGLAQLSRTDLIVDADGTAWYLESNVAPGMTETSLFPQAVQAANLSMDALYHDLALAGARR, encoded by the coding sequence GTGACTGACCACACCAGCCAGCCGCTCGAGGTTCTCGTGCTTGCCGGCGGGCTCTCCCACGAACGTGAGGTCTCGATCCGTTCCGGGCGTCGAGTGGCCGAGTCCTTGCGCGCGGCTGGGGCGGCGGCGACGCTCCGGGACCTGGACGCCGGACTGCTCGACTATCTGGACAGTGCCCGACCTGACGTCGTCTGGCCGCTGCTGCACGGCAGCACTGGTGAGGATGGTTCCGTCCGCGACCTCCTCTCATTGGCGGATGTCGCGTTCGTCGGTTCCGATTCCGCCGGCGCGCGGAGCACGTGGTTCAAGCCCGTCGCGAAGTCTTTGATGGAACGGGCCGGCGCCCGCACACCGGCCTCGGTCACGCTGCCCCAGAGCTTGTTTCGCCAGGTTGGGGCGACGGCGGTACTCGAGCGCGTCCTGGACCGCCTGCCTCTTCCGCTCGTGGTCAAGCCGGCTTCCGGGGGCTCCGCACTGGGCGTCACGGTCGTGACAGATCCCGCCCTGCTTCCGCAGGCGATGGTGCACTGCTTCTCCTACGGCGAGACCGCTCTGATTGAGCGTGCCGTGCACGGAACAGAGGTGGCAGTCTCGGTGGTCGACACCGGCGACGGCCCCCGGGCGCTTCCGGCGGTCGAGATCGTCACTGACGGTCCCTATGACTACGACGCCCGCTACAACGCCGGTCGCACTGAGTACTTCGCACCGGCACGATTGGCACCCGCGCAGCTCGATGCCGCCCACCGAATCGCGGTGCTCGCGCACGAGCAGTTAGGGCTGGCGCAGCTGTCCCGGACCGACCTGATTGTCGATGCCGACGGCACTGCCTGGTATCTGGAGTCGAACGTGGCACCGGGGATGACGGAGACGAGCCTGTTTCCCCAGGCGGTCCAGGCTGCCAACCTCTCCATGGACGCGCTCTACCACGATCTCGCCCTGGCGGGCGCTCGGCGCTGA
- a CDS encoding PLP-dependent aminotransferase family protein produces the protein MNVSPQHSPEPAAAADIPASAPGTRLDPWLSHYAERTYGMKASEIRALFAVANRPEVVSLAGGMPFLAGLPLETISEVTAKLLSERGAVALQYGSGQGEESFREQILEVMREEHIRAHADDVIVTTGSQQALDLVTRIFVDPGDVVVAEAPSYVGALGVFRSYQADVVHVPMDANGLVPEALEHTLSELAAEGRTVKLLYTVPNFHNPGGVTLSAERRPQIVEIAQRYGVLILEDNPYGLLGFDSDPLPALHTYDPDGVIYLGSFSKTFAPGYRVGWAVAPHAVRERLVLAAESAILCPSMMSQMSISTYLATCDWRGQVKEFREVYRERRDAMVSALAEYLPMASWTNPAGGFYTWVRLPEGLDAQDMLPRAVTELVAYVPGTAFYADDQGKQFMRLSYCYPTAERIREGVRRLAGVVTSELELVQMFGTSGTTGGRGVHAPAPDQN, from the coding sequence ATGAACGTCTCGCCCCAGCATTCCCCCGAGCCCGCCGCCGCTGCAGACATCCCCGCGTCCGCCCCGGGTACGCGCCTGGACCCCTGGTTGAGTCACTACGCCGAACGCACCTACGGGATGAAGGCCTCCGAGATCAGGGCACTCTTCGCCGTCGCGAACCGTCCTGAAGTGGTCTCGCTCGCCGGTGGCATGCCTTTCCTGGCGGGCCTGCCGCTGGAGACCATCAGCGAGGTAACCGCGAAGCTGCTTTCCGAACGGGGCGCCGTCGCGTTGCAGTATGGCTCCGGCCAGGGCGAGGAGTCCTTCCGGGAACAGATCCTGGAAGTCATGCGTGAGGAGCACATCCGCGCCCACGCCGATGACGTCATCGTCACGACCGGCTCACAGCAGGCGCTGGATCTGGTCACGCGCATCTTCGTCGATCCGGGCGATGTGGTCGTCGCTGAGGCGCCGAGCTATGTGGGTGCACTCGGGGTGTTCCGCTCGTATCAGGCCGACGTGGTCCACGTGCCGATGGACGCCAACGGCCTGGTGCCGGAGGCACTGGAGCACACCCTCAGTGAGCTCGCCGCCGAGGGCCGGACCGTCAAGCTGCTCTACACGGTGCCGAACTTCCACAACCCCGGCGGCGTCACGCTCAGCGCTGAACGACGGCCACAGATCGTGGAGATCGCGCAGCGTTACGGAGTGCTGATCCTGGAGGACAACCCGTACGGGCTGCTCGGCTTCGACTCCGATCCGCTTCCTGCCCTGCACACCTACGATCCCGACGGCGTCATCTACCTGGGCTCCTTCTCCAAGACGTTCGCTCCCGGCTACCGGGTGGGTTGGGCAGTGGCACCGCACGCAGTTCGCGAGCGGCTCGTCCTGGCTGCGGAGTCGGCCATTCTGTGCCCATCGATGATGAGCCAGATGTCGATCTCGACCTATTTGGCCACCTGCGACTGGCGCGGACAGGTCAAGGAGTTCCGTGAGGTCTATCGCGAGCGTCGCGACGCCATGGTGAGTGCCCTGGCCGAGTACCTCCCGATGGCCAGCTGGACGAACCCGGCTGGTGGGTTTTACACATGGGTCCGCCTGCCCGAGGGCCTCGACGCCCAGGACATGCTGCCCCGCGCCGTCACCGAACTCGTCGCCTACGTTCCGGGCACCGCCTTCTACGCTGACGATCAGGGCAAGCAGTTCATGCGCCTGTCGTACTGCTATCCGACGGCGGAGCGTATCCGGGAGGGTGTGCGTCGCCTTGCAGGAGTGGTCACCAGCGAGCTGGAGCTGGTGCAGATGTTCGGGACATCCGGCACGACCGGGGGTCGTGGCGTCCATGCTCCCGCTCCTGACCAGAACTGA